One Dromiciops gliroides isolate mDroGli1 chromosome 3, mDroGli1.pri, whole genome shotgun sequence DNA segment encodes these proteins:
- the FILIP1L gene encoding filamin A-interacting protein 1-like isoform X3 gives MVVDEQQRLTQQLTLQSQKIQDLTTTAEQARKKLAVAEAKAQEEEHKASRLEKELQRQARELSESQEAIMAKLTNEDSQNRQLRLKLAALSRQIDELEETNRSLRKAEEELQEIKEKINKGEGGNSSILAEVEELRKRVLEMEGKDEEFIKMEEQCRDLHQRLEKETLQSKDFKLEVDKLNKRIMDLEKLEDAFGKSKQECHTLKCNLEKEKMTTKQLSQELDGLKVRIKELETIESKLEKTEFTLKEDLTKLKTLTVMLVDERKTMSEKMKQTEDKLQAVTSQLQVEQSKVTLVTEKLLEESKKALKSKTDVEEKVYNVTKERDELKIKLKAEEEKGNDLLSKVNILKKRLQSLEAIEKDFLKNKSKQETGKSAIAVHQENNKIKELSQEVERLKHKLKDMKAIEDDLMKTEDEYESLERRYANERDKAKFLSEELEDVKMELARYKLAEKTESSQEQWLFKRLKEEEAKSGHLSREVDALKEKIHEYMATENLICHLQGDHTILQKKLNQQENRNRDLGREIDNLTKELERYRHFSKSLRPGLNGRRISDLQVFSKEVQTEPADNEPPDYKSLIPLERAVINGQLYEESDNEDEDPNDNEPTVSFKCNSSTAHPVNRKLWIPWMKSKEGHPQNGKIPAKQNGSYVQPGDLVLSHTPGQPLHIKVTPDHGQNTATLEITSPTTESPHSYTSTAVIPNCGTPKQRITIIQNASITPVKSKTSTESPINLEQGTAPITMATFARAPTPESCGSITPERTMSPIHVLAVTGSASSPEQGRSPEPVEIGAKHTVFRVSPERQSAWQFQRSNSNGSSVITTEDNKIHIHLGSPYMQAVASPVRPASPSTPPQDNRTPALINGTTGKATNKVTSSITITPTTTPLPRQSQITIKEVYQRTMPARTPKLKSLVITKLPAKPLQGHSKKPVHHSDFGKLHIARTIKSNTYLQVGGKR, from the coding sequence ATGGTTGTGGATGAACAACAGAGGCTTACCCAACAGCTCACCCTCCAGAGTCAGAAAATCCAAGACTTGACCACGACTGCTGAGCAAGCACGCAAGAAACTGGCCGTTGCTGAAGCCAAAGCTCAGGAAGAAGAGCACAAGGCAAGCAGGCTAGAAAAAGAACTGCAAAGGCAAGCCAGAGAGCTCTCTGAGAGCCAGGAAGCAATAATGGCCAAACTCACCAATGAGGACAGCCAAAATCGGCAGCTCCGGCTAAAACTAGCGGCACTCAGCCGCCAAATTGATGAGCTGGAGGAGACAAATAGGTCTTTACGAAAAGCAGAAGAAGAATtacaagaaataaaagaaaagatcaaCAAGGGAGAAGGTGGTAATTCCAGCATCCTAGCAGAAGTGGAAGAACTTCGAAAAAGAGTATTAGAAATGGAAGGCAAAGATGAAGAATTCATAAAAATGGAAGAGCAGTGCCGAGATCTCCACCAACGGCTGGAAAAGGAGACGTTACAGAGTAAGGACTTTAAACTGGAGGTTGATAAACTCAACAAGAGGATTATGGATTTGGAAAAACTAGAAGATGCCTTTGGCAAAAGCAAGCAGGAGTGTCACACTCTGAAATgcaatctagaaaaagaaaagatgacaaCAAAGCAACTGTCTCAAGAATTGGATGGTTTAAAAGTGAGAATCAAAGAGTTAGAAACCATTGAAAGTAAGCTAGAGAAGACAGAATTCACCCTAAAAGAGGATTTAACTAAATTGAAAACACTGACGGTGATGCTGGTTGATGAACGGAAAACGATGAGTGAAaaaatgaagcagacagaagATAAGCTACAAGCCGTTACATCTCAGCTTCAAGTGGAACAAAGCAAAGTGACATTGGTTACCGAAAAGTTGCTTGAGGAAAGCAAAAAAGCACTGAAGTCCAAAACAGATGTAGAGGAAAAGGTGTACAATGTGACCAAAGAGAGGGATGAACTGAAAATTAAGCTTAAAgcggaagaagagaaaggaaatgatctCCTGTCTAAAGTTAACATTCTGAAAAAGAGACTCCAATCATTAGAAGCTATTGAGAAAGATTTTctcaaaaacaaatcaaaacaggAGACTGGTAAGTCAGCAATAGCTGtacaccaagaaaacaataagatCAAAGAGCTTTCCCAAGAGGTGGAGAGGCTGAAGCATAAATTAAAAGACATGAAAGCTATTGAAGATGATCTCATGAAAACTGAAGATGAATATGAGTCCCTTGAGCGGCGCTATGCTAATGAAAGAGACAAGGCTAAATTTTTATCAGAGGAACTTGAGGATGTTAAAATGGAACTTGCTAGGTACAAGTTAGCAGAAAAGACAGAATCCAGTCAGGAACAGTGGCTTTTCAAAAGGCttaaagaggaagaagccaaATCTGGTCACCTCTCAAGGGAGGTAGATGCATTAAAGGAGAAAATTCATGAATACATGGCAACTGAAAACTTAATATGTCACTTACAGGGTGACCATACAATTCTACAAAAGAAACTTAATCaacaagaaaatagaaatagggaCTTGGGAAGAGAGATCGACAACCTTACTAAAGAATTAGAGAGGTATCGACACTTCAGTAAGAGTCTCCGACCCGGTcttaatggaagaagaatttcTGACCTTCAAGTATTCTCTAAAGAAGTGCAAACTGAACCAGCAGACAATGAGCCTCCTGATTACAAAAGTCTCATTCCTTTGGAACGAGCTGTAATTAATGGGCAGTTATATGAGGAAAGTGATAATGAGGATGAAGACCCCAATGACAATGAGCCAACAGTGTCCTTCAAATGTAACTCATCTACTGCACATCCAGTCAACAGGAAGTTATGGATCCCCTGGATGAAATCCAAGGAAGGTCATCCTCAGAATGGAAAAATACCAGCCAAACAGAATGGAAGTTATGTGCAGCCTGGGGATCTGGTCCTAAGTCACACACCTGGTCAACCTCTTCATATAAAGGTTACTCCAGACCATGGGCAAAATACAGCCACCCTTGAAATCACAAGTCCTACTACAGAAAGTCCTCACTCTTATACAAGCACTGCAGTGATACCCAACTGCGGTACCCCAAAGCAAAGAATAACCATTATTCAAAATGCCTCCATAACACCAGTGAAGTCTAAAACCTCTACTGAGAGCCCCATAAACTTAGAACAAGGCACAGCTCCTATTACCATGGCCACCTTCGCCAGAGCACCAACCCCAGAATCCTGTGGCTCTATCACTCCTGAAAGGACAATGTCTCCTATTCATGTTTTGGCTGTGACTGGCTCAGCAAGCTCCCCAGAACAGGGACGGTCACCAGAGCCAGTGGAGATAGGTGCCAAGCACACCGTCTTCAGAGTTTCCCCAGAGAGACAGTCAGCATGGCAGTTTCAAAGGTCAAATAGCAATGGCTCAAGTGTGATAACTACTGAGGATAACAAAATCCACATTCACTTAGGAAGCCCTTACATGCAAGCTGTGGCCAGTCCAGTGAGGCCTGCCAGTCCTTCCACTCCACCACAAGATAACCGAACTCCAGCCCTAATTAATGGCACAACAGGCAAAGCAACAAATAAAGTGACCAGCAGCATTACTATCACACCAACGACCACTCCTCTCCCTCGACAATCACAAATTACA